The Ahaetulla prasina isolate Xishuangbanna chromosome 5, ASM2864084v1, whole genome shotgun sequence genomic sequence cacccataaagtttgcagatgacgcaacagtgattggtctcattcgagacaatgacgaatccgcatatagacgagaggtcaaacgactagccttgtggtgcaaccaaaacaatctggaactgaacacactcaaaaccgtagaaatggtggtagactttaggagaaacccttccatacttccacctctcacaatacttgacaacacagtatcaacagtagaaaccttcaaatttctgggttctatcatatcgcaagatctcaaatggacagctaacatcaaaaacatcattaaaaaaggacaacaaagaatgttctttctgcgccaactcagtaagctcaaactgcccaaggagctgctgatccaattctacagaggaattattgagtctgtcatttgcacctctataactgtctggttcggttctgcaacccaacaagaaaaacacagacttcagaggataattagaactgcagaaaaaataattgctaccaacctgccttccattgaggacctgtatactgcacgaatcaagaagagggccgtgaaaatatttgcagatccctcgcatcctggacataaactgtttcaactcctaccctcaaaacgacgctatagggcactgcacaccagaacaactagacacaagaacagttttttcccgaaggccatcactctgctaaacaaataattccctcaacactgtcagactatttactgaatctgcactactattaatcgtttcatagttcccatcacccatctctttccacttatgactgtatgactataacttgttgctggcaatccttatgatttatattgatatattgatcatcaattgtgttgtaaatgttgtaccttgatgaacgtatctttcttttatgtacactgagagcatatgcaccaagacaaattccttgtgtgtccaatcacacttggccaataaaaaattctattctaaaaaaaaataaaaaataaaaaataaaaaaatatatatacataaatacacacacatacacattgtaTACTTGCCGGCTATTTTAACTCATCCAAGTTTCTACTTTGCATCCATAAATTTAAAGAGCTGTTTTAATGCTGCTATGATCAGGGCTTCAGAACTGGAGGCGGTTTCTGGAAGTTTGCCAGTTGAAAAAAAGAAACCACGATGGCTTAAAATGGCATAGGAAGAAGTACTGGGTTGGGATGGTGTATCCTTGATATGCCTTATCATGgttaaatccatccatccatccagctttccatctttccttccattcGTTCCTCCCCCTTAtcaatccatcatccatctatcatctctctcttatctctttcatctatcaatcatctctctcatctatctatctatcatctattaatcATCtgccaactgaacatttaaaaatgtatcataaatatcATTggcgctgaatattattatttattttattcattgaacatgaaactcagtcaactgaacattcaaaaaggcatcacaaatagtattgactggtgctaatggttgatacgaggttgttgccagcatcctaggtgttaacaactactactactgctgctgctactactactactactactacttctcctcctcctcctcctcctccttctcttcctcctcctcctcattattattatttactttattcattaaacatgaaagtcaactgaacattcaaaaaggcatcacaaataccattgactggtgctaatggttgatacgggttgctaccagcatcctaggtatcaacgaagtatcttcttaagatgtacgatgttccaagtagcgcggTTTTTTGcaattccactggtgttattgcaggaagctgcgatttcttgatgtatcttataaaattcttggacatggtaccaaatgccttgatgacaatgggtatcactgttgacatgtttcatccatagctgtgtagtttcgatggccaggtcgcgatatttcgtgattttttttccagttctttttttccaactctggcatctcccggTACtgtgatatcaataaattgtatgcttaggattttcgacaactgtgatagctggtgtgttgtgttccaagtgatgctcCGTCTGCATTTGAAAATCCTACAAGCGGccacgcgggtaatagtgggagcaacttgagctcccatgtaacacctatcctgcgcgagctgcactggcttccggtggttttccgggtgcaattcaaggtgttggttatcacctttaaagcgctccatggcttaggaccgggctatttacgagactgcctgctgctaccaatagcctcccattgacccgtgcgctcccatagagggggtctcctcagggtgccgtcggtcaaataATGTagattggcgacccccagggggagagccttctctgtgggggctcctgccctctggaatgagctgcctccgaggatacatcaacttcctgatctccggacctttcgccgcgagctaaagtcctttctgttccatcgtgcagggctggcttaatgaagttttttattggggttttaatatagttttattataattctttcagcctttaatttaattagtttttaaatgctcttttaactttttgatttgtacttttttactatggctgtaaaccgccctgagtccttcaggagaagggcggtatataaattaaataattaaataaataaataaataagatcttcaccttctcattttcgacaattttttcccttttatgttcccatgactctTTAGTTACAAGTAAGCCatgttttttacataatgaccagtggattaatttagcaactcagttgtGTCTAGCTTGGTCATCAgcttgtgcgattttgctgcacacttaatatgtgagcgcagcaaaatcgcacaaactgatgaccaaactagacacgaccgagttgctaaatttatccactggtcattattaaaaaaaaaatacgccttacctatatccaaaaagtcatgggaacattaTTagtgttattagaatagaatagaatagaatatttttatttatagactgtccttctcccaaaggactcagggcggtgtacagccaggaataaaatatagaaagaaaacaacaatacaaaactaaaaacaacccttaaaaaacctattcgatatggctacttatagataaaatattaccctctaaaatttacaaaaaatttaaaacccataaaatcaatttgataatttaaaatttaagcgagttattattgtttttgttaattattattatttattattattttgctagcaTCAGCCCAGGGTTATCCCAAGGCCCATCTGGGCAGCCTGGAATCAGTTAAGCTGTCGTAATTAGGTAGTCCAAAGTCAAGGGGAATGCAATTTTTCTCACATTTCTCACCTTTGGTGCATGGAACCGTTTTAGTACCATGGCCTTTGTCTGCAAGATTTTTTTCCTGGCAGACAAAGAATTTCACTGCAAGCTCCGTGCCAGATTGGTGAGATCTTTTTTGGCTACACGGAGGATGCGCCGTTCCCCCCCCAGCCCGATGGCGCGTTGCATCGCACTGCTAAGTAGCGGTCGCATGACATTTTCATAGTAAGGGACTGTCAGTATGGCTATTGAGCCACGTTGGAGGGAGGGGATTGTTACCTCCCCACCCAAAAAAGTCTGTTGTCTCCCATCTCATCAACAATGGAGACGATCTCCATTCAAGACCCCTGAAATTTAATTGCCTCTCCTGGCTGGCTTTTAAGATCGGTTTCGGGTGGGTTTGATCGTGGGTGTAACCACCCGTGAAATTAGACACGGAACACACTCTTCGCAATTTCACACAGTGGGCTCTGTCTCGCCTCCCGAGCAAATCCGGCTTTTATTTGGGCGCAGAGAAAACGCCAGAGGTTCCCACCGGTGAATCAAATGCTGGATCCACAAATCGTTTTCCTTGAGTCATGTCCGATACCCGGAATTTTCCTTACCCTGAAGTACAGGTGGCCCTCAACTTACGGCCGTTTGTTTAATGGCCGTtcgaaattacagtggcactggaaAACGTGATTTCGGACCGTTTCTCGCACTTACAACGTTGGCAGCATAAATAGGAGTCCGTTGctcagcctctgaattttgatcccgtgaccaccgGATCAAAACTCAGAGGCTTAGCAacggactcctatttatgacggttgcagcatcccgggctcatgtgattccccttttgtgatcttctgtcagtggggaagccagtttcacttaataaccaatGAGTAATTTAACTCCTAGCAGTGATTTCGCTTAGCAGCTGTGGAAGGAACCCGCCGCTTCCCAGGCCTACATTTCCCAGAATCCCAAATTCTCATGGAATGCTGGGAAACGCAGTTCTGGACGTAGATAAATATGGATGACACGAACCCATCCGGGACGCCATTTTACAAGCCAAACGAAAAATCTCCCGGATCTGCCATCCGGTTAGCAACCGTGCCTGGTTTTTCCTCTCGGCTTAAGCCGAGAAGTCCTTATTAGCATTCGGTATGCCCGGTTTCTATAAATACAACCCAAAGAGAGGCTTAATTGCCAGAATCTTGCCCGCTCCGGCAACGCCTCGGCGGTCCAGGCCTGTCGCATGCTTTCTCCGCGTTAATCCTCAGCCTCTCCAGGACGAACCGCCGCCGATTTTTAATTAATCTGATTTAGTGGCTGAACACACAACGCTTGTAAAAATGAACAACTGGAACCAACGGTTATTTATTCTGGCAAGGAGTGAGTCTCATTAACTCCACAGAGCCGGCTATACATTGTCAATCCTGAAGGGAGCCTggccgaagccatcttggaggcttcagggttgccacacagccgtgggagggaggaaatagttagatggggttttgtaggcaaaacaataaagttttcctctgggaaccaaggacattctcacaggtggctggccagaggaggaacCGGTAACCCAGCAACCAGCCAGCCCCTGGATTGGACAGCGTGACCAGTGacatggaaggaaggggaaaacttttacttttaattaagtgaAAGCTGGGGGAAACCTCAGAGTCGGCTTTCACGAGTTTGTGCCAAAATGATTTTACCTCTGCAAACTCCATGCCTTCCACTGCTGATAATGTTACTTAGCAGGgtcataaaacgtctgcaagaaaacaaccaggttcaGAGAGCCCCAGGGGACCCACAGTCAttgtcctctccctccctcttcccctcctcccttttacctccacaaaccccactcccttctagcactgatgatgttacctagttgggtagtgaaacgtctgcaggaaaacaaccaaactcagaaagcaccaggGACCCCGCAGGAATGATACCGTTGTACTCACATATCCTGCTAAACCACGGAAGAAAGCGAAAACCTTATGCACCACCGCATTTGCGGGATGCATGTGAGGTGTCAGTCAGCCATGGTTCCTCCCGGCCAATTTTGATTAAACTCCGtcttgaaacacacacacacaagttgctGTTCTCGATGCAATAAAGCTGATTTTATTAGCAGGAACTGCCTGGGGAATCCTTAGGGCTGAAGACAAGCCCCtacctgaaataaaataaaacaatagcctctctctctctctctctctctccctctctctctctctctctctctgtctctgtctctctgtctgtctctatctatctctctctctctgtctctctgtctgtctgtttatctctctgtctctctctctctatctctctgtctctgtctctctctgtctctctctctatctctgtctctccgtctctctgtctctatctatctctctgtctctctgtctgtctatctatctatctgtctctgtctctctgtctgtctatctctgtctctctctctctatttctatctctctctctctctctgtctctctgtttctctttcactctgtctctgtctctctgtctttgtctctctgtctctcactgtctctctttatctctctgtctctgtctctctttttctctcgttctctctctctctctttctgtctctctgtctctgtctctctttttctctctgtctctctctgtccctctccctccctctctctctctctctctctctgcctgtctgtctgtctctctctctccctttctccccccccctctcagtctctctccatctctctctgtctgtctctgtctgtctgtctgtctctgtctctctctctccccccctctctctcactgtctctctccctctctctctgtctatctctctctctctgtgtctgtctgtctgtctgtctctccctctctctctgtctctctctctctgcctctctgtctctgtctctctctctctctctctctctgtctctctctccacacaccaAAGGTACTCCAGGAATGGCAGAGAgtgataaattaaaataaataaattaagtcaGTGCTGGCACGACTGTATAGGTCTAATGGCTCTTTGGGGGGAAAAGTCTGAAGCCAGTTCAACAGCTATTGTTTCCAGCAGTTCTCTTGCCAGCTGGTTGCCGTTTTTTTGCATTGCCGGTTACCGTTTTTTGTGTTGCTGTGAAAGTtgtgccttcctccctccctccctccctccctccctccctccctttccttctttccttcctattaAACTATCCACTCCTCTTTCCCTCTGCAGGCTATCCTGCGGGATACCCCACCGCAGCCCCCACCTACAACCCCAACATCTATTCGACCACCGGTCCAGGTTACGCcccaggtaaaaaaaaatatatatatttttcccatgTATGTGCTTGTGTTCATCTGTGCCAGGGCAGAAACGTTTGCAGAGTTGAGACatcggttaagtgagttttcccctgaAATGCAGCGGGCGACACCCACAACATACTATTTGGGTAAATGTGTGAAGGAGGATTAGACGATTCAGTGAACTGGGctgcgggggggtggggtggggggtgcaggGAAATGCCCCCCCCACCCACTTTAAAACATGGGGTTTGGAAGCAGGTCCCTGGTTCCGGCTGGGATAATGGGAACTTGTTTTCCTCTTACCTGAGTGGTCTTTGCCTCTTCTTGCTTCTCCTCCACAGGATACCCCGCTGGGACCCCCTACAAGGTCCCTCCGACCCAGAGTAATAACGCCCCGCCTCCCTATTCTCCGTCGCCCAACCCTTACCAGACCGCCATGTACCCCATTCGAAGTGCCTATCCGCAGCAGAACCTGTACGCCCAGGTGAGTTTGGCCGGAACCGTCTTCCGGAGAGTTGTTTGTAGCTCTGgaagtccttgatgttctctgagcttgggggttctcttggagacgtttcatgacccaactaggtaacgtcatcagtgctagaaggggaaggggttttgctGTCTGTTTATATAATTTGCCCTGCCACCATTTTGTTGTTGCAAACAACAACCTTGTCAAGAAACCCCTCCCAACACTTGACAGGGCAGATCACTTATATATAAGCAGAGCAGACCCCATCTCCatgtagcactgatgaagttcattagttgggtcatgaaatgtctgcaagaaaaccaccaagctcagagatcacgaAGGGCCCCACAGttgtcctccttctcttcctcttcctcctcctgtttctcttcctccttctctttctcttcctcctcctcctcttcctcctcctgtttctcttcctcctgtttctcttcctcctcctcctcttcctcctcctcttcctccttctctcttcctcttcctgtttcctcctcctcttctctttcttttcatcctcctcccttttcctctccctcctcctgtttctcttcctccttctcttctcttcctcctcctcctcttcctcctcctgtttctcttcctcctgtttctcttcctcctcctcctcttcctcctcctctttctcttcctccttctctttctcttcctcttcctgtttcccctcctcctcttctctttcttttcatcctcctcccccttttcctctccctcctcctcctcttttttcctcctcctcttcctccactcaACAAACCTACTACATTCTAGGGctaatgatattacctagttgggcccCGAAGTGTCTTCaaggaaacaacccagctcagagctcATGAAGGgccctacagtcctcctcctcctcctcctctttctcctcctcctccttctctttctcttcctcctcctcttcctcttcctccttctctttctcttcctcctgtttcccctccttgtcttctctttcttttcatcctcctccccttttcctctccctcctcctcctcttttttcctcctcctcttttttcctcctcctcttcctccactcaGCAAACCTACTACGGTCTaggattgatgatgttacctacctgggccccgaaacatcttcaaggaaaacaacccagctcagagctcACGACGGGCCCCAcagtcctccacctcctcctcctcctctttttttcctctttcctcttctcctcttcctccacctcctcctcttctcctccactcGGCAAACCCACTACACTCTgggattgatgatgttacctagttgggccccTTGGGTCTTCCAAGGAAACATCCCATTCATAGAGGGGACCCCACAATTGTCAATTTGTTCTACCTGCCCGGAATGTTACCTGGCCTGTTCCTTCTGGAGGGGACCTTTACCTGCCTGGCTGCTTGTCTAAAACGATCAGAGACTAGAGCAAACTTTAAAAAGTCACTCTTcgaatgctgtgtgtgtgtgtgtctcaaccTGGACaaccaggctggctgggggaattctgggagttgaagtccacccctcttcaagTTGCACAGGTTGTTAAAACACCAGTCCGAAGATGGGCAAGGAGGGGTTGGAAGATTTGTTTAATGCCCCCAACAGAATTCCGGGTGCGGGGGGGGAGAGGATtaagggtgggtgggggaggaccGAAGTGGAGAAAACCAGCTGGTTCTGCAGactgccctcccccccctttccaaGTTGCTGAATTTCCGCGGAAGTTTTTCTCACTTTGCGTCGTGGCGTTCCTTTCCCTTCCAACAGGGGGCGTACTACACGCAGCCGGTCTACGCGGCGCAGCCTCACGTCATCCACCACACCACGGTGGTCCAGCCAAACAGCATCCCCTCCGCCATTTACCCGGCTCCCATCGCCGCGCCCAGGGCCAACGGCGTAGCCATGGGGATGGTCGCCGGGGCGACCATGGCGATGTCGGCAGGTAAGGGCCGAGGCGAAGAACAcctgtccccctccctccccatcaccAAAACGCCACTATTTGAAaagtgaatctctccttggtcagttttccatccattattccttgtctggcctttgggtgctttggagaatagcttgactccctcttctttggggcagcccctgagatattggaagactactatcatgtctcccctactccttcttttcattaaactagacatacccagttcctgcaaccattcgtcatatattttagcctccagtcccttaatcctcttggttgctcttctctgaactctttctagagtctccacatctttttttacagtgtggcggccaaaactggatgcagtaatctaggtgtggtcttattaaggcttgaCCTAGTGGTATTaggacctcccttgatcttgattatatccctctgttaatgcagtttaagattgcattggcttttgtgGCCGCCACCGCACACAGCTGGCTCCTATttagttggttgtccactaagactccaattgCTGCTATTAATCCTGGTTTCTCCCAGTCTATATGTGGACTttcggtttttcttgcctaagtgtaaggcttgacttttctctacattgaatttcattttgttagatagggcccagtgttcgagtccatcaagatccatctggatcttgagcctatcacctaggtcaggggtctgcaaacttggctctttttaagacttgtggacttcaactcccagagtccctcagccagttttgctggctgaggaactctgggagttgaagtccacaagtcttaaaagagccaagtttgcaggcccctgacctagggtgttggctatttcttCCTGGGTGCCACCATAAGGACAACAGCCATGTTCTGTCCCcgcttcgcctccgtccgagcgatggcttaattagccggcactatcagctctggcagcaaactagcgagcgtttgccaagtgtctctgttatctccctcgacaccgatgagtcacccaggaacaaacttcagctcttagttaatcagttgatttgcctgctacgaagaggcacagcagttcttgctgcctttatatcctgtggggtgtggctccatgactcagcatttcctaggcctgccccaccgctacttctgttgttcccgcctctcctgcctacgaaacttagggtccagtcaggcctgattgccatcagctgggtctgaaggcgtggcctggggggggggaagagccaggggacggaggcctcattatctcctccacctggcctgcctctggctcctggagctgagccagggaagccggtgctcccgaggtaagtcctgacggcccttccccctcacttttcaagtcactttctggcaggaggcccggctcagggggcgcagacacaacaagccaGCCGGAGAGGTTTTGCAGGTGACTCAAGCCAGCGAGTCAAGCTGCACGCTTCTGGAAAATGATGGGATTTATCGGCCGccgtccttaattttttttttttcccttccccatcGCAGGCACACTGCTGACCGCTCCACAACACACTGCCCTGGGGGCACATCCCGTCTCAGTGCCAACGTACCGGGCGCAGGGGACCCCTACCTACAGCTACATCCCACCTCATTGGTAATTCCATCGGCCAGTCCATGTGAGTGTCTTTGGATCTTGCCCAGGAGCGGTTGTGGGGAGGCCAGGCCAAAAATCCATTCGGGGGCCCCGGGGTCTTCTAAGATTTTGTGGTCAGGATGCATATCTGCCGGGgaaaaaaactctgcattggcgacaggaaggcatccggccagtaaacactcagctccgttcagttgcccaaactccaccgcattgcaagggattatggggtgattaaaagatgatgatgacaggaggaaatgggaagaaAGAATCGCAGAGTTGGGAAGGGATCtccgaggtcatctagtccaacccactgctcgggcaggaaaccctagaccctaGAAGAGATGGCTCGGCAGAAGGATTCAAAACGGGCCCCGTGACGTCAAACCTGGTTTAGAGGTTGGGAAAGGAGCCCATCAGGACGGCCCCGCGGGGGGTGTTGTCGTACCTTTACACATCCTCTTTGCCGCTACCCCTGCGTGGCGGACTTGAAGAAGTTCTCTCTGCTTGCTGgctaggaattttgggagttgaagtcctgttATGGAGGCCTTGCCTTgcagtatttccccccccccccccatgcacatTGACTGAACTCCcatcttggccacttttaagacttgtggacttcaactcccagaattcctctgcctgcaattctgggagttgaagtccacaactcaaaAGTTGCAAAGTTTGGAGATTCCTGCCCTAGAGCAGTGCTTCCGAACCATatccacttgaagatgggtggacgtcaactcccagaataccccagccagcgttgtccacccatcttcaaatggCTGGCAAGCAccgttttaattttaatattaatccTTCATTCACAGAAAAATACAGATGGTTATCCGTGGGAGGTTAGATAATCAGCCACTCGCAGAATGGCAGAGAGGATT encodes the following:
- the LOC131199542 gene encoding protein FAM168A-like; translated protein: MNPVYSPVQPGAPYGNPKNVTYTGYPAGYPTAAPTYNPNIYSTTGPGYAPGYPAGTPYKVPPTQSNNAPPPYSPSPNPYQTAMYPIRSAYPQQNLYAQGAYYTQPVYAAQPHVIHHTTVVQPNSIPSAIYPAPIAAPRANGVAMGMVAGATMAMSAGTLLTAPQHTALGAHPVSVPTYRAQGTPTYSYIPPHW